The DNA segment CAACAGCAGGCGTGTCGGATTCGGCCCTTCGCCCTTGCCCAGCGGCGCCGACTCGTCGGTCATCAGGTCGGCGATGGTGGTCTCGTCGAAGCGGATGCGGAAGGCGTAGTCCTCCTCCTGCTCCAGGGTGAGGCTGATGCGCTGGGTGTCACTCATGACGGGCTCCATTCGACAGAGAGGGGGCGAGGGAGAAGATCATGGCACTGCGCGGCGGTTCCAGGGCATCCCGGCCAGCAGCCGCGCCAGGCCGCAGAAGCCACTGATCCCGGCAAACACCAGGCCTGCGCCGACGAATCCGGACAGCAGCAATCCCCACGGCGACACCACGACCGCCAGCAACACACCCGCCAGCACCAGAGCGCCCGCCGCGATCTGCACCTGGCGCATCAGCTCGATAGGTTGTCGGCGATCCACCTGCACGGGCAGGCCCGCGCGACGCCAGGCGTCGAGGCCCCCTTCCAGCAGATAGGCCTGGCAACCCGCTGTGCCCGCCAGTTCGGCGGCGTGCGCCTGCGTGCGTGCACCGGAACGGCAATGGAACACCAGCGCCGTCGCGCCATCCGGCAGGTGTTCCGGCGGCTGCGTGATCGGCCACGGCACCGCGCCGGGAATATGCTCGCGGGCGTATTCATCCGGACTGCGGATGTCGACCAGCACGGCACCCTGCGCGCGCAGCGCCTGGGCTTGTTGCGGAGAAAGAGTGGGAAGCGTCATTGGGTCCTCAGGGGCAGTAGAGATCCTTCAGCAGCGCGACGATCCGCTCCACGCGGGGATCGGCGATGCGGTAGTACACCGTCTGTGCTTCGCGCCGGTTGTCCACCAGCCCGTCCTCGCGCAAGCGCGCCAAGTGCTGGGACAGCGCGGACGGACTCAGCCCCGCCGCCTGCGACAGGGCGCCCGCACTACACTCCCCTTCGGCGACCAGCGTGCACAGCACCAGCAGGCGGCCGTCATGCCCGAGCGCACGCATGAGCGCGGCCGCTTCGGCAGCGCTGGCTTGCAACTGTTGCAGTTCGCGTTGTTTCAGGGGCATGGACCGCGCTTCACTTCAGGCTTTACTTAATTTAGTATTTGCTAAATTTAAAAGCAACCCATGGAAACCGCCATGAACCCACTCCGCGTGCACGCCCAGTTCGACGAAGCCACCAACACCGTCAGCTACGTGGTCTGGGACCCCGCGACGCGCCAGGCGGCGATCATCGACCCGGTGCTCGACTACGACCATCGCGCCGGCCGCGCGTCGTACCGCTCGGCGGATGCCCTGCTCGATTTCATCGCAGACCAAGGGCTATCCGTGGCCTGGATACTGGAAACGCACGCGCATGCCGACCATCTCAGTGCCGCGCCCTACCTGAAGGAGAAGACCGGCGCCCCCATCAGCATCGGCGAGCACATCATCGACGTGCAGCGCACCTTCGCGCCGGTGTTCGGCATGGATGACGTGAGCGGCGAAGGCCGTGAGTTCGACCGGCTGTTCCGCGACGGCGATACCTTCCCGCTGGGCGAACTGCAGGTGGACGTGCTGCATACGCCCGGCCATACCCCGGCCTGCGTGTCCTACCGCATCGGTGACGCCGTGTTCATCGGCGACACCATGTTCATGCCCGACTACGGCACCGCGCGCGCGGACTTCCCCGGGGGTGATGCGCGCACGCTCTACCGGTCGATCCAGAAGTTGCTCGCGCTGCCTGACGACACCCGCGTATACCTCTGCCACGACTACAAAGCGCCCGGCCGCGACCATTTCGCGTGGGAAACCACGGTGGGCGACGAGAAGGCGCGCAACGTGCACGTCGGTGGCGGCGTGGACGAAGCCAGCTTCGTCGCCATGCGCGAAGCACGCGACGCCACCCTGTCGGCCCCCGTCCTGCTGCTGCCCTCGTTGCAGGTCAACATTCGTGCGGGCCGCCTGCCCGAACCGGAAGACAACGGCCGCCGTTACCTGAAGATCCCGCTGAAAATCTGAGCGCGGCGCTCAGCCGCCTGCATCGACGGCTGCAGTCGGATGCGTCGCGACACCTTCCCCGCAGTCGGCACTCAGCAGCGAAGAGTGCTTCAGCCAATCGGCATCCGGGTAGTAGGCGAACACGAAGGAGCCGCCACGGATCGTGTCGATCAGCGGACGCGCCACGGCCGCGCGTACGGCCGGGCATCCCAGGCTGCGACCGAGGCGGCCCTGCGCGCGGATCAGCGCGTCGCTGACATAGGGCGCACCGTGGATGACGATCGCGCGCTCGCGTGCGTTGTCGTTGAAGCCGGGCTCCAGGCCTTGCAGGCGCAGCGAATACCCGTTCGACCCGCTGTAAGACTCCTGCGTCACGAACGCACCCAGGCTCGACATGTAGCTGCCATTGGCGTTGGAGAACTTCTTCGCGAGGTTCTCGCCGGTATTGCGTCCGTGCGCCACCCACTCCTCGAACAACAGGCGCTGGCGCTCCAGGTCGAACACCCACAGCCGCGGCTGTGTGGACGGGCGCGAATAGTCGATCACGCTCAGGCGCTGCGAAGGCACCGGGCCACCGCGTTTGATCGAACAGGCCATGGCTTTCGCCGCCATCGACAGGACCTTGCGATCGAGGGCGGGCGCGGCGCGATGGAGCACGTCGACCAGGCGTTCGGTGTTGTCGCCAGGCGGTGCGGCCATGGCAGGCACGGCGAGCGCCATCGCGCACAGGGCAGCGAAAGACAGGCGACGCGAGGAGGTGATCGGGCGGAGATTCATGGCGGACAGACCTGGGGGAACAACGCCGATCTCCCGATTCCGTCCGCGACTCAGCGTACGGCCGTGGTGGGGCCGGCTTCGTCCGATTCCAAGACCGGGACCGGCGCCTGTTCGGCCGGCGTTGCATGAACCCCCGGCAGGTCCGACAGCAGCACCGTCGTGCCCGGCGTCAGGATGCCGTACAGCCGACGCGAAAAATCCTGCGGAATCCAGAATGCTTCGCCCAACCGGCGCAGCGGCGGCATCGGGGCATTCGCTTCACCCAACACACGGTGGGCGACCCAGCGGTACTCCTTCTGGCGCGGGTCCAGCAGGCTGGGGATGTCTTCCTTCTCCGTCGTCATCACCAACAGCACGGTACCGTTGAGGGCGAAGTCCTGGACCATCTGCAACGGCGCCGAACCGGTCAGCACGCCATTGCGCAGCACCGAGACACGCTGGTCGTAGAGGCTGACGAGGATGCTGACCGGTCCTTCCGGCGAAGCGGCTTCGTTCCAGTACACCTCGTAGGCCGACAGCGATGGATGCGCCGACTGCCCGCCCGAGGTGACGGGCGCGAGCACGGCGGGATGCACGATGCTCGCCGGCGACGCCTTCGCGTTGGCGACCACGACCGAATCGCCGAAGCGGGTGATGCCGAACAACTTCTCCGCGAACGCCTGCGGCAGACGCACGCAGCCATGCGAGGCCGGATAGCCGGGCAGGTTGCCGCCGTGCAGCGCGATGCCATCCCAGGTCAAGCGCTGCATGTAGGGCATGGGCGCGTTGTTGTAGAGGTTGGAACGGTGATCCTTGTTCTTCTGCAGGATGGTGAACACCCCGGTCGGGGTTTCCTTGCCTTCCTTGCCCGAACTGATCGTCGACACGCCGATCGCGATGCCGTTGCGGTACACGTACGCACGCTGCTCGTCCAGGCTGACCACCAGGACCACGGGACCCTCGGGCGCGATCTGCGGATACCACAGGAACTCGCCTGGCTTGAGCGCGCGGACGTCCGGCGTGGAGACGGCGGTGGCGGTGGGCGCGGCCTGCGTCTGTGCCCATCCGGGCACGGTGAAGGCCAGCAGGCAGGCCAGGGCGAGCGGAGTCAGGGCACGGGGCATGCGGCCAGCTTACACGCCGGCCAGCACGGCTTGGCGCAATGCGGCGTAGTCGTTGGGGACGGCGGCGGCGTGGGCAGGACGCGCCAGCAGGTCCGCCAACGCGGGTGGCACCTCGACGGGACGACCGATCAACGGCTCCACCACGCTCTCGAACTTGGCCGGGTGCGCGGTCGCCGCCACCGCCCAATCACCGCCCTCGCCCTGGGCGCGCAGGTTTTCCAGCACCTTCACCGCGGTGGCGGTATGCGGACAATGCACTTCGCCATGGTCACGGTAACGCCGCGCGATCACCTCACGGATGGCGGCATCGTCGACCTCCGTGGCGGAGAACGCCGCGCGCAACGCGACATCGTCGGCGTCGAACAGCCAGCGCAGGCGTTCGAAATTGCTCGGCGCTCCCACGTCCATGGCATTGGCGAGGGTCGCGACGCTGGCGGCAGGCGCGTACTCGGCGCCGGCGAAGAAGTCAGGCAGCACGCGATTGGCATTCGTCGCCAGCGCGATGCGGCCCAACGGCACGCCCAGCGCGCGCGCCAGGATCGCCGCCAATGCATTGCCGAGGTTGCCCGTGGGCACGACAAGATTCAGCGCCCGGCCGCTGATCGCGCGATGGGTCAGCGCCGCGTGCGCGTAGTAGCTCATCTGCGGCAGCAGCCGGCCCAGGCTGATGCTGTTGGCGGAACTCAGCGGCGCCTGCGCCTGCAGCTCGGCGTCGTTGAGCGCTCGCTTCACCAGGGCCTGGCAATCGTCGAACGAACCCGCGACGCGCAGCGCCGTGATGTTGTCGCCGAAGCAGCCCAACTGGTGCGCCTGCCGCGGCGAGACGCGGCCGTCGGGATACAGCACGATCACGCGCAGTCCGGGTTGGCGATGGAACGCCGCCGCGACCGCTGCGCCCGTATCGCCGGATGTGGCCACCAGGATCGTCAGCGGCTTGGCTTCGCCGCGTCGCACTCGCGCCATGCTGGCCGCCAGGAAACGCGCGCCGAAGTCCTTGAAGGCCGCGGTCGGCCCATGGAACAACTCCAGCACATGGTCGGCAGGGGTGCCGAGTGCGCGCAGCGGCGCAGGGAAGTCGAACGCTTCGCGGCAGATCGACGCCAGTTCGCCCTCGAGGGCATCGCCGGCGAAGAACGGCGCCAGCAGCGTGGCCGCGGTATCGGCGATGTCGCGTCCCGGCGCGAGGTCACGCGAAGGGGGCAGCGCGTCGGGCACGTACAGGCCACCATCCGGCGCGAGGCCGGCGGCGATGGCCTGGCTCAGCGTGGCGGCAGGTGCGGCATGGCGGGTGGAAATGAAATTCATGGATCGAGACCGTGGATGAAGAGGTGCGATGAAGCGCGTCAGGAAACGGGCAGCAGGCGCGCGGCAGGCGCGTTGATCGGCGACACCCAGGCCTGGCTGTCGAAACCAGCGGCCGCGAACGCGGCCTGCACGGCGGGCGCAGCGGCTTCGGCCTCGACGCGTGACTCGAACCAGGCGAACACGCTGGGACCCGCGCCGGAGATGCTGGCGCCCATCGCACCCGCTGACAGGGCTGCCTGTTTCGCCGCGTCGAAGCCGACGATCAACGGTGCGCGACGCGGCTCCACCAGGATGTCGCGCAGCCCCGCGCGGACCAGCGATGCATCGCCGGCATGGCAACCCGCCAGCACCAAGGCGAGGTTGGCGCTCTGGGCGACGAATTCCTTCAGCTCGTAGGCCCCCTGCAAGGCGGCGCGCGCGCGGCGCGTCTCCAGGATCGCATCGGGGTGCACCAGCACGCTGTGCCAGGCGTCCGGCACCGGGACGCGTACCAGATGCTCTGCCGTGGCGAGCACCAACCCGCCCAGCAGCATCGGGCCGAGGTTGTCGCCATGCTGGCCGCCGCTGGCGACCGCCTCGCCGACCAGGGCGTGCGGATACAGGGCTTCGCGCGAGAGTGGCGCGTCGAGCACCGCGTTGGCCGCGACCAGCGCCGCCACGCAGGACGCCGCGGAGCCGCCCATGCCCGAGCCCAGCGGAATGCCCTTTTCGATCTCGACTTCGAAACCGAACGGCACGCCGAGGGCGTCGCGCAACGAGATCAGCGCCGCGCCCGCGGTATTGTCGGGCGCATCCAGCGGCAGGTCGACCGTGGCGCCGCGGATGGACGCGATGCGCACCTCGGGCGAATCGATGCGACGCACCGTCACCGTATCGCCCGCCCCTTCGATCACGTGACCGAGGATGTCGAACCCCACGCCCACGTTGCCCACCGACGCCGGTGAAAACGCACTTGCCTGCTGCCTCATGCCCACAACGCTCCCGATGGCCCTGTCGATGCGTGCCTCACAGCTTGGCTCCCTGCCCTGCCGCCACGCGCAACACATCGGCGAACACGCCGGCCGCGGTGACTTCCGGCCCCGCACCGGGGCCCTGCACGATCAGCGGATTGTCGCAGTATCGCCGCGTGGTGAACTGCACGATGTTGTCGGTCAGCCGCAGGTTGGCGAACGCGTGCGCGGCGGGCAGCTCCACCAGTCCGACGCTGGCGCGGCCTTCCGCATCGAGCCTGGCCACGTAGCGGAGCACGTTGCCGGCGGCCTTCGCCGTCGCCAGGCGCGCATCGAAATCGGCATCCACTTCACTCAACCGCTGCATGAAATCGCCCACGCTCGCCTGCCGCAGCGACTCGGGCACGAGGCTCTGGACCTGCACGTCTTCCAACGCCAGCTCGCGGCCCGCCTCGCGCGCCAGGATCACCAGCTTGCGCGCCACGTCCGTGCCGGACAGGTCGTCGCGCGGATCGGGCTCGGTATATCCCAGGCCGCGCGCTTCGGTCACCAACTGCGAGAACGGCACGCTGCCGTCGTACTTATTGAACAACCAGGCCAGCGTGCCCGAGAAGATGCCTTCCACCGACACCACGGCATCGCCGGTATCCAGCAGGTCGCGTAGCGTGGAGATCACCGGCAGGCCGGCACCGACGGTCGCTTCATAGCGGAAGCGCGCGCCGCTGGCGGCGGCGGCCTCGCGGATGGCGTGATAGCGCGCCAACGGTCCGGCGCCGGCCTGCTTGTTCGGCGTGATGACATGGATGCCGGCGGCCAGCCACTCGGCATAGCGGTCGGCGACGACCGGGCTGGCGCTGCAGTCCACGATGACTGCATGCGGCATGTGCGCCGACAGCAGGTGCTGGGTGAAACGGTCCAGGTCAGCGGGCTGCGGGCTGGCGTCGAAGCGCTCACGCCAATCCCCACCGAGGCTGCGATCGTCCAACAGCATGCGCTTGCTGGAGGCGATGGCACGCAGGCGCAGGTCGAGATTGGCCTTGGCCAGCAGCGATGGCTGCGCTGCGCGCAGTTGCTCGATCAACGCCGCGCCCACGTTGCCGGGCCCGATCACGCCGATGGCGAAGGTCTGCGGCGACAGCCAGAATCCCGCATGAGCGGCACGCAGCGCCTTGGTCGCGTCTGCGCCGTCGATGGCGACGGAGATGTTCCGTTCGGACGAGCCCTGGGCGATCGCGAGGATGTTCACCTGGGCACGGGCCAGCGCGCCGAACAGGCGTGCCGACACGCCCGGCGTGCCGGCCATGCCGTCGCCGACCGCCGCCAGCACGCTGACGCCGTCGCGGCGCTGGACGCGCTGGATCTGGCGGGTATCCAACTCATGGGCGAAGGCGTCCAACAGGGCGGCTTGGCCCTTTGCGGCCTCGCTGGCCTTGACCACGCAGCAGATCGAATGCTCCGACGAACCCTGCGAGATCATCACCACCGACACATGCGCGTTGCGTAGCGCCGCGAACACGCGCTCCGCCGTACCCGGCACGCCGATCAGGCCGGTGCCCTCCAGGTTCAGCAGTGCCAGGTCGGCGCTCAGCGTCAGGCCCTTCACCGGGCCCACCGCGTCGCGCTCGGCGGTGATGCGGGTACCGGGATGCTCGGGATGGAACGTGTTGCGGATGATGATGGGCAACCCGCGTTCCATCGCCGGCGACATCGTCTGCGGATGCACGACCTTCGCGCCGAAGTACGCCAGCTCACAGGCTTCGTCGTAG comes from the Pseudoxanthomonas sp. YR558 genome and includes:
- a CDS encoding rhodanese family protein — protein: MTLPTLSPQQAQALRAQGAVLVDIRSPDEYAREHIPGAVPWPITQPPEHLPDGATALVFHCRSGARTQAHAAELAGTAGCQAYLLEGGLDAWRRAGLPVQVDRRQPIELMRQVQIAAGALVLAGVLLAVVVSPWGLLLSGFVGAGLVFAGISGFCGLARLLAGMPWNRRAVP
- a CDS encoding metalloregulator ArsR/SmtB family transcription factor, with translation MPLKQRELQQLQASAAEAAALMRALGHDGRLLVLCTLVAEGECSAGALSQAAGLSPSALSQHLARLREDGLVDNRREAQTVYYRIADPRVERIVALLKDLYCP
- a CDS encoding L,D-transpeptidase: MPRALTPLALACLLAFTVPGWAQTQAAPTATAVSTPDVRALKPGEFLWYPQIAPEGPVVLVVSLDEQRAYVYRNGIAIGVSTISSGKEGKETPTGVFTILQKNKDHRSNLYNNAPMPYMQRLTWDGIALHGGNLPGYPASHGCVRLPQAFAEKLFGITRFGDSVVVANAKASPASIVHPAVLAPVTSGGQSAHPSLSAYEVYWNEAASPEGPVSILVSLYDQRVSVLRNGVLTGSAPLQMVQDFALNGTVLLVMTTEKEDIPSLLDPRQKEYRWVAHRVLGEANAPMPPLRRLGEAFWIPQDFSRRLYGILTPGTTVLLSDLPGVHATPAEQAPVPVLESDEAGPTTAVR
- a CDS encoding MBL fold metallo-hydrolase, coding for MNPLRVHAQFDEATNTVSYVVWDPATRQAAIIDPVLDYDHRAGRASYRSADALLDFIADQGLSVAWILETHAHADHLSAAPYLKEKTGAPISIGEHIIDVQRTFAPVFGMDDVSGEGREFDRLFRDGDTFPLGELQVDVLHTPGHTPACVSYRIGDAVFIGDTMFMPDYGTARADFPGGDARTLYRSIQKLLALPDDTRVYLCHDYKAPGRDHFAWETTVGDEKARNVHVGGGVDEASFVAMREARDATLSAPVLLLPSLQVNIRAGRLPEPEDNGRRYLKIPLKI
- a CDS encoding murein L,D-transpeptidase catalytic domain family protein, which encodes MALAVPAMAAPPGDNTERLVDVLHRAAPALDRKVLSMAAKAMACSIKRGGPVPSQRLSVIDYSRPSTQPRLWVFDLERQRLLFEEWVAHGRNTGENLAKKFSNANGSYMSSLGAFVTQESYSGSNGYSLRLQGLEPGFNDNARERAIVIHGAPYVSDALIRAQGRLGRSLGCPAVRAAVARPLIDTIRGGSFVFAYYPDADWLKHSSLLSADCGEGVATHPTAAVDAGG
- the thrA gene encoding bifunctional aspartate kinase/homoserine dehydrogenase I, yielding MSSRSAEVEQPKHRTVVHKFGGTSVADAERYRHVAKLLLARDEEVQVTVVSAMKGVTDALIELCELAAANRPEWHESWHALRARHRGAAVALLGEAAGPVIEWVDERFQRLEEILNALIVIGGLPELVLQRVQGLGEVCSARLLGEYLTLQGEDCAVLDARDVLRVDHGELGVVVDWEESAQRLAAWRATHPQRRVVVTGFVARDREGRFTTLGRNGSDYSGAIFAALYDAAELHIWTDVDGVLSADPRVVPEAVQLGALSYDEACELAYFGAKVVHPQTMSPAMERGLPIIIRNTFHPEHPGTRITAERDAVGPVKGLTLSADLALLNLEGTGLIGVPGTAERVFAALRNAHVSVVMISQGSSEHSICCVVKASEAAKGQAALLDAFAHELDTRQIQRVQRRDGVSVLAAVGDGMAGTPGVSARLFGALARAQVNILAIAQGSSERNISVAIDGADATKALRAAHAGFWLSPQTFAIGVIGPGNVGAALIEQLRAAQPSLLAKANLDLRLRAIASSKRMLLDDRSLGGDWRERFDASPQPADLDRFTQHLLSAHMPHAVIVDCSASPVVADRYAEWLAAGIHVITPNKQAGAGPLARYHAIREAAAASGARFRYEATVGAGLPVISTLRDLLDTGDAVVSVEGIFSGTLAWLFNKYDGSVPFSQLVTEARGLGYTEPDPRDDLSGTDVARKLVILAREAGRELALEDVQVQSLVPESLRQASVGDFMQRLSEVDADFDARLATAKAAGNVLRYVARLDAEGRASVGLVELPAAHAFANLRLTDNIVQFTTRRYCDNPLIVQGPGAGPEVTAAGVFADVLRVAAGQGAKL
- the thrC gene encoding threonine synthase, which codes for MNFISTRHAAPAATLSQAIAAGLAPDGGLYVPDALPPSRDLAPGRDIADTAATLLAPFFAGDALEGELASICREAFDFPAPLRALGTPADHVLELFHGPTAAFKDFGARFLAASMARVRRGEAKPLTILVATSGDTGAAVAAAFHRQPGLRVIVLYPDGRVSPRQAHQLGCFGDNITALRVAGSFDDCQALVKRALNDAELQAQAPLSSANSISLGRLLPQMSYYAHAALTHRAISGRALNLVVPTGNLGNALAAILARALGVPLGRIALATNANRVLPDFFAGAEYAPAASVATLANAMDVGAPSNFERLRWLFDADDVALRAAFSATEVDDAAIREVIARRYRDHGEVHCPHTATAVKVLENLRAQGEGGDWAVAATAHPAKFESVVEPLIGRPVEVPPALADLLARPAHAAAVPNDYAALRQAVLAGV
- a CDS encoding homoserine kinase, which encodes MRQQASAFSPASVGNVGVGFDILGHVIEGAGDTVTVRRIDSPEVRIASIRGATVDLPLDAPDNTAGAALISLRDALGVPFGFEVEIEKGIPLGSGMGGSAASCVAALVAANAVLDAPLSREALYPHALVGEAVASGGQHGDNLGPMLLGGLVLATAEHLVRVPVPDAWHSVLVHPDAILETRRARAALQGAYELKEFVAQSANLALVLAGCHAGDASLVRAGLRDILVEPRRAPLIVGFDAAKQAALSAGAMGASISGAGPSVFAWFESRVEAEAAAPAVQAAFAAAGFDSQAWVSPINAPAARLLPVS